A single region of the Raphanus sativus cultivar WK10039 chromosome 1, ASM80110v3, whole genome shotgun sequence genome encodes:
- the LOC108853170 gene encoding uncharacterized protein LOC108853170, whose product MALRLTSLKRAAAESCRILEVRSFSHVAGMPPPFNSVIDRPIAMLPPLIAPEFDQNQNQLGSIDEKSFGFGFPSFAFSGSMELMAVPKKKVSKHKRGIRNGPKALKPVPVIIRCRSCGRVKLPHFFCCSGERVNPSEQGH is encoded by the exons ATGGCGTTGAGACTGACATCGCTGAAACGCGCCGCGGCTGAGTCATGCCGCATCTTGGAAGTCCGAAGCTTCAGCCACGTCGCGGGTATGCCTCCGCCTTTTAACAGCGTCATCGATCGACCCATCGCTATGCTGCCGCCGCTGATTGCACCTGAGTTCGATCAGAATCAGAATCAACTGGGTTCGATCGATGAGAAGAGCTTCGGGTTTGGGTTTCCTAGTTTTGCTTTCAGTGGATCCATGGAGCTAATGGCTGTACCCAAGAAGAAG GTTTCTAAACACAAGAGAGGGATAAGAAATGGGCCAAAGGCTCTTAAGCCTGTTCCTGTCATCATCCGTTGCAG GAGTTGCGGGCGAGTGAAGCTCCCACATTTCTTCTGTTGCAGCGGTGAGCGGGTAAACCCCAGTGAGCAAGGCCACTAG
- the LOC108854753 gene encoding phosphate transporter PHO1 homolog 8 isoform X1: MKFGKEFVAQMIPEWQQAYMDYSCLKSILQEIQNARKRSGAVTRKQPAHRNFSGLTKRCTRAATSEEVENQDIMVSEMIGGDGFERYETSIMRVAEAGREPELVFFKTLDLEFDRVNRFYKSKVEEMVKEAVVLNKQMDALIAFRIKVDQPSSSWTCSEPVSVDVNALDATENRKFAGITLADGSNHGDSTRGNVPEALSVLDRVRLNKAQETPLSRIRNVLKLSHQEELKFTRENLKKIEEVLKDVFIEFYRKLRHLNNYSFLNTLAISKIMKKYDKIASRSAAKTYMETVDKSYLTSSDEIRKLIVRVESIFVEYFASSNRSKAMNLLRPKVKKEKHRTTFSSGFLVGCSVSLVIALALLIHARNIMGADGKKIYMETMFPLYSLFGFVVLHMIMYASNIYFWKRYRVNYPFIFGFKQGTELGYRHVLLLSFGLNTLALAAVIMNLDMEMDPNTNDYKTLTELLPLFIVGLVIIITICPFNIFYRSSRFFFIMVVFRCIAAPLYKVNLPDFFLADQFTSQVQALRSLEFYICYYGWGDFRLRQNTCRSSHVYSTFYFIVAVIPYWSRFLQCVRRLIEEKNPTEGYNALKYLLTIVAVCLRTAYSLNRGNAWRNAAWIFSALATFYGTYWDIVFDWGLLQKSSKSWLREKLLVPHKSVYYAAMVVNVVLRMAWLQTVLDFNIPFLHREIMVALLAILEIIRRGIWNFFRLENEHLNNVGKFRAFKSVPLPFNYDEESESR, from the exons ATGAAGTTTGGGAAAGAGTTTGTTGCGCAGATGATTCCAGAATGGCAACAGGCTTACATGGATTATTCTTGTCTCAAATCCATTCTTCAAGAAATCCAAAATGCACGGAAAAGATCAGGTGCCGTAACACGCAAGCAACCTGCGCACCGCAACTTTAGCGGCCTGACAAAGCGTTGCACCCGAGCCGCCACGTCAGAAGAAGTTGAAAACCAGGACATAATGGTGAGTGAAATGATTGGTGGTGATGGGTTTGAAAGATACGAGACGTCCATCATGAGAGTTGCAGAAGCAGGGAGAGAGCCAGAGCTTGTGTTCTTTAAAACCCTAGATCTTGAGTTCGATAGAGTGAACCGTTTTTACAAGTCTAAAGTGGAGGAAATGGTCAAGGAGGCAGTGGTTTTAAACAAACAAATGGATGCTCTGATTGCTTTCAGAATCAAAGTAGACCAACCTTCCTCGTCTTGGACCTGTTCTGAACCAGTATCAGTCGATGTGAATGCCTTGGATGCTACGGAGAATCGTAAGTTCGCAGGGATA ACATTAGCTGATGGATCCAACCATGGAGATTCAACGAGAGGGAACGTACCAGAGGCTTTAAGTGTTCTTGACCGTGTCAGACTAAATAAAGCTCAAGAAACTCCTCTGTCCCGAATTAGAAACGTCCTCAAGCTCTCTCACCAGGAAGAGCTCAAATTCACAAGAGAGAATCTCAAGAAAATAGAAGAAGTGCTTAAGGATGTCTTCATCGAGTTTTATCGCAAGCTTCGACATCTCAACAATTACAG CTTCTTGAACACCTTGGCGATTTCAAAGATCATGAAGAAGTATGATAAG ATTGCTTCAAGAAGTGCAGCAAAAACGTACATGGAGACGGTAGATAAGTCCTACCTCACTAGCTCTGATGAG ATCCGCAAACTTATCGTGAGAGTTGAGTCTATCTTCGTGGAATATTTTGCTAGCTCGAACCGAAGCAAAGCAATGAATCTCTTAAGACCAAAagtgaagaaagaaaaacataggACAACGTTTTCCAGTG GCTTTTTGGTTGGCTGCTCAGTATCTCTAGTGATTGCTCTTGCCTTGTTAATACATGCTCGTAATATAATGGGCGCAGACGGGAAAAAAATTTACATGGAGACAATGTTCCCTCTTTACAGTTTGTTTGGATTTGTTGTACTGCACATGATCATGTATGCTTCAAACATATACTTTTGGAAGAGATATCGAGTGAATTACCCTTTCATATTCGGATTCAAACAAGGAACAGAGCTTGGTTATAGACATGTTCTGCTTCTAAGCTTCGGTCTCAACACGCTTGCACTAGCTGCTGTTATAATGAACCTTGACATGGAGATGGATCCTAACACTAATGATTACAAGACACTCACTGAACTTCTTCCCCTTTTTATTGTTGGT ctagTGATAATAATTACCATATGTCCCTTCAACATTTTTTATCGGTCAAGccgcttcttcttcatcatggTTGTGTTCCGTTGCATTGCTGCGCCGCTCTATAAG GTTAATCTTCCGGACTTTTTCTTAGCGGACCAATTCACAAGCCAG GTTCAAGCACTGAGGAGTTTGGAGTTCTACATTTGTTACTATGGTTGGGGAGACTTCAGGCTCAGACAAAACACTTGTAGATCAAGTCATGTCTACAGCACATTCTACTTCATCGTCGCTGTGATTCCTTACTGGTCACGTTTCCTTCAGTGTGTTCGGAGATTAATAGAAGAGAAAAATCCAACAGAAGGCTACAATGCCCTCAAGTATTTATTGACCATTGTTGCTGTGTGCTTGAGAACAGCTTATAGCCTTAACAGAGGAAACGCTTGGAGAAACGCTGCTTGGATTTTCTCGGCCTTGGCAACTTTTTATGGCACATATTGGGACATTGTGTTTGACTGGGGATTGCTTCAAAAATCATCTAAGAGTTGGTTGAGAGAGAAGCTTCTTGTTCCTCACAAATCTGTCTACTACGCTGCAATG GTGGTAAACGTTGTGTTGAGGATGGCATGGTTGCAGACTGTTCTGGATTTCAACATCCCGTTCTTGCATAGAGAAATAATGGTTGCTCTTCTCGCTATTCTCGAGATCATACGCCGTGGTATCTGGAATTTCTTCAG GTTAGAAAACGAGCATTTGAACAACGTGGGGAAGTTCAGAGCATTCAAATCAGTTCCTTTGCCATTCAACTACGACGAAGAGTCAGAGTCGAGATAG
- the LOC108854753 gene encoding phosphate transporter PHO1 homolog 8 isoform X2: MKFGKEFVAQMIPEWQQAYMDYSCLKSILQEIQNARKRSGAVTRKQPAHRNFSGLTKRCTRAATSEEVENQDIMVSEMIGGDGFERYETSIMRVAEAGREPELVFFKTLDLEFDRVNRFYKSKVEEMVKEAVVLNKQMDALIAFRIKVDQPSSSWTCSEPVSVDVNALDATENRKFTLADGSNHGDSTRGNVPEALSVLDRVRLNKAQETPLSRIRNVLKLSHQEELKFTRENLKKIEEVLKDVFIEFYRKLRHLNNYSFLNTLAISKIMKKYDKIASRSAAKTYMETVDKSYLTSSDEIRKLIVRVESIFVEYFASSNRSKAMNLLRPKVKKEKHRTTFSSGFLVGCSVSLVIALALLIHARNIMGADGKKIYMETMFPLYSLFGFVVLHMIMYASNIYFWKRYRVNYPFIFGFKQGTELGYRHVLLLSFGLNTLALAAVIMNLDMEMDPNTNDYKTLTELLPLFIVGLVIIITICPFNIFYRSSRFFFIMVVFRCIAAPLYKVNLPDFFLADQFTSQVQALRSLEFYICYYGWGDFRLRQNTCRSSHVYSTFYFIVAVIPYWSRFLQCVRRLIEEKNPTEGYNALKYLLTIVAVCLRTAYSLNRGNAWRNAAWIFSALATFYGTYWDIVFDWGLLQKSSKSWLREKLLVPHKSVYYAAMVVNVVLRMAWLQTVLDFNIPFLHREIMVALLAILEIIRRGIWNFFRLENEHLNNVGKFRAFKSVPLPFNYDEESESR; this comes from the exons ATGAAGTTTGGGAAAGAGTTTGTTGCGCAGATGATTCCAGAATGGCAACAGGCTTACATGGATTATTCTTGTCTCAAATCCATTCTTCAAGAAATCCAAAATGCACGGAAAAGATCAGGTGCCGTAACACGCAAGCAACCTGCGCACCGCAACTTTAGCGGCCTGACAAAGCGTTGCACCCGAGCCGCCACGTCAGAAGAAGTTGAAAACCAGGACATAATGGTGAGTGAAATGATTGGTGGTGATGGGTTTGAAAGATACGAGACGTCCATCATGAGAGTTGCAGAAGCAGGGAGAGAGCCAGAGCTTGTGTTCTTTAAAACCCTAGATCTTGAGTTCGATAGAGTGAACCGTTTTTACAAGTCTAAAGTGGAGGAAATGGTCAAGGAGGCAGTGGTTTTAAACAAACAAATGGATGCTCTGATTGCTTTCAGAATCAAAGTAGACCAACCTTCCTCGTCTTGGACCTGTTCTGAACCAGTATCAGTCGATGTGAATGCCTTGGATGCTACGGAGAATCGTAAGTTC ACATTAGCTGATGGATCCAACCATGGAGATTCAACGAGAGGGAACGTACCAGAGGCTTTAAGTGTTCTTGACCGTGTCAGACTAAATAAAGCTCAAGAAACTCCTCTGTCCCGAATTAGAAACGTCCTCAAGCTCTCTCACCAGGAAGAGCTCAAATTCACAAGAGAGAATCTCAAGAAAATAGAAGAAGTGCTTAAGGATGTCTTCATCGAGTTTTATCGCAAGCTTCGACATCTCAACAATTACAG CTTCTTGAACACCTTGGCGATTTCAAAGATCATGAAGAAGTATGATAAG ATTGCTTCAAGAAGTGCAGCAAAAACGTACATGGAGACGGTAGATAAGTCCTACCTCACTAGCTCTGATGAG ATCCGCAAACTTATCGTGAGAGTTGAGTCTATCTTCGTGGAATATTTTGCTAGCTCGAACCGAAGCAAAGCAATGAATCTCTTAAGACCAAAagtgaagaaagaaaaacataggACAACGTTTTCCAGTG GCTTTTTGGTTGGCTGCTCAGTATCTCTAGTGATTGCTCTTGCCTTGTTAATACATGCTCGTAATATAATGGGCGCAGACGGGAAAAAAATTTACATGGAGACAATGTTCCCTCTTTACAGTTTGTTTGGATTTGTTGTACTGCACATGATCATGTATGCTTCAAACATATACTTTTGGAAGAGATATCGAGTGAATTACCCTTTCATATTCGGATTCAAACAAGGAACAGAGCTTGGTTATAGACATGTTCTGCTTCTAAGCTTCGGTCTCAACACGCTTGCACTAGCTGCTGTTATAATGAACCTTGACATGGAGATGGATCCTAACACTAATGATTACAAGACACTCACTGAACTTCTTCCCCTTTTTATTGTTGGT ctagTGATAATAATTACCATATGTCCCTTCAACATTTTTTATCGGTCAAGccgcttcttcttcatcatggTTGTGTTCCGTTGCATTGCTGCGCCGCTCTATAAG GTTAATCTTCCGGACTTTTTCTTAGCGGACCAATTCACAAGCCAG GTTCAAGCACTGAGGAGTTTGGAGTTCTACATTTGTTACTATGGTTGGGGAGACTTCAGGCTCAGACAAAACACTTGTAGATCAAGTCATGTCTACAGCACATTCTACTTCATCGTCGCTGTGATTCCTTACTGGTCACGTTTCCTTCAGTGTGTTCGGAGATTAATAGAAGAGAAAAATCCAACAGAAGGCTACAATGCCCTCAAGTATTTATTGACCATTGTTGCTGTGTGCTTGAGAACAGCTTATAGCCTTAACAGAGGAAACGCTTGGAGAAACGCTGCTTGGATTTTCTCGGCCTTGGCAACTTTTTATGGCACATATTGGGACATTGTGTTTGACTGGGGATTGCTTCAAAAATCATCTAAGAGTTGGTTGAGAGAGAAGCTTCTTGTTCCTCACAAATCTGTCTACTACGCTGCAATG GTGGTAAACGTTGTGTTGAGGATGGCATGGTTGCAGACTGTTCTGGATTTCAACATCCCGTTCTTGCATAGAGAAATAATGGTTGCTCTTCTCGCTATTCTCGAGATCATACGCCGTGGTATCTGGAATTTCTTCAG GTTAGAAAACGAGCATTTGAACAACGTGGGGAAGTTCAGAGCATTCAAATCAGTTCCTTTGCCATTCAACTACGACGAAGAGTCAGAGTCGAGATAG
- the LOC108854753 gene encoding phosphate transporter PHO1 homolog 8 isoform X4, with product MKFGKEFVAQMIPEWQQAYMDYSCLKSILQEIQNARKRSGAVTRKQPAHRNFSGLTKRCTRAATSEEVENQDIMVSEMIGGDGFERYETSIMRVAEAGREPELVFFKTLDLEFDRVNRFYKSKVEEMVKEAVVLNKQMDALIAFRIKVDQPSSSWTCSEPVSVDVNALDATENPDGSNHGDSTRGNVPEALSVLDRVRLNKAQETPLSRIRNVLKLSHQEELKFTRENLKKIEEVLKDVFIEFYRKLRHLNNYSFLNTLAISKIMKKYDKIASRSAAKTYMETVDKSYLTSSDEIRKLIVRVESIFVEYFASSNRSKAMNLLRPKVKKEKHRTTFSSGFLVGCSVSLVIALALLIHARNIMGADGKKIYMETMFPLYSLFGFVVLHMIMYASNIYFWKRYRVNYPFIFGFKQGTELGYRHVLLLSFGLNTLALAAVIMNLDMEMDPNTNDYKTLTELLPLFIVGLVIIITICPFNIFYRSSRFFFIMVVFRCIAAPLYKVNLPDFFLADQFTSQVQALRSLEFYICYYGWGDFRLRQNTCRSSHVYSTFYFIVAVIPYWSRFLQCVRRLIEEKNPTEGYNALKYLLTIVAVCLRTAYSLNRGNAWRNAAWIFSALATFYGTYWDIVFDWGLLQKSSKSWLREKLLVPHKSVYYAAMVVNVVLRMAWLQTVLDFNIPFLHREIMVALLAILEIIRRGIWNFFRLENEHLNNVGKFRAFKSVPLPFNYDEESESR from the exons ATGAAGTTTGGGAAAGAGTTTGTTGCGCAGATGATTCCAGAATGGCAACAGGCTTACATGGATTATTCTTGTCTCAAATCCATTCTTCAAGAAATCCAAAATGCACGGAAAAGATCAGGTGCCGTAACACGCAAGCAACCTGCGCACCGCAACTTTAGCGGCCTGACAAAGCGTTGCACCCGAGCCGCCACGTCAGAAGAAGTTGAAAACCAGGACATAATGGTGAGTGAAATGATTGGTGGTGATGGGTTTGAAAGATACGAGACGTCCATCATGAGAGTTGCAGAAGCAGGGAGAGAGCCAGAGCTTGTGTTCTTTAAAACCCTAGATCTTGAGTTCGATAGAGTGAACCGTTTTTACAAGTCTAAAGTGGAGGAAATGGTCAAGGAGGCAGTGGTTTTAAACAAACAAATGGATGCTCTGATTGCTTTCAGAATCAAAGTAGACCAACCTTCCTCGTCTTGGACCTGTTCTGAACCAGTATCAGTCGATGTGAATGCCTTGGATGCTACGGAGAATC CTGATGGATCCAACCATGGAGATTCAACGAGAGGGAACGTACCAGAGGCTTTAAGTGTTCTTGACCGTGTCAGACTAAATAAAGCTCAAGAAACTCCTCTGTCCCGAATTAGAAACGTCCTCAAGCTCTCTCACCAGGAAGAGCTCAAATTCACAAGAGAGAATCTCAAGAAAATAGAAGAAGTGCTTAAGGATGTCTTCATCGAGTTTTATCGCAAGCTTCGACATCTCAACAATTACAG CTTCTTGAACACCTTGGCGATTTCAAAGATCATGAAGAAGTATGATAAG ATTGCTTCAAGAAGTGCAGCAAAAACGTACATGGAGACGGTAGATAAGTCCTACCTCACTAGCTCTGATGAG ATCCGCAAACTTATCGTGAGAGTTGAGTCTATCTTCGTGGAATATTTTGCTAGCTCGAACCGAAGCAAAGCAATGAATCTCTTAAGACCAAAagtgaagaaagaaaaacataggACAACGTTTTCCAGTG GCTTTTTGGTTGGCTGCTCAGTATCTCTAGTGATTGCTCTTGCCTTGTTAATACATGCTCGTAATATAATGGGCGCAGACGGGAAAAAAATTTACATGGAGACAATGTTCCCTCTTTACAGTTTGTTTGGATTTGTTGTACTGCACATGATCATGTATGCTTCAAACATATACTTTTGGAAGAGATATCGAGTGAATTACCCTTTCATATTCGGATTCAAACAAGGAACAGAGCTTGGTTATAGACATGTTCTGCTTCTAAGCTTCGGTCTCAACACGCTTGCACTAGCTGCTGTTATAATGAACCTTGACATGGAGATGGATCCTAACACTAATGATTACAAGACACTCACTGAACTTCTTCCCCTTTTTATTGTTGGT ctagTGATAATAATTACCATATGTCCCTTCAACATTTTTTATCGGTCAAGccgcttcttcttcatcatggTTGTGTTCCGTTGCATTGCTGCGCCGCTCTATAAG GTTAATCTTCCGGACTTTTTCTTAGCGGACCAATTCACAAGCCAG GTTCAAGCACTGAGGAGTTTGGAGTTCTACATTTGTTACTATGGTTGGGGAGACTTCAGGCTCAGACAAAACACTTGTAGATCAAGTCATGTCTACAGCACATTCTACTTCATCGTCGCTGTGATTCCTTACTGGTCACGTTTCCTTCAGTGTGTTCGGAGATTAATAGAAGAGAAAAATCCAACAGAAGGCTACAATGCCCTCAAGTATTTATTGACCATTGTTGCTGTGTGCTTGAGAACAGCTTATAGCCTTAACAGAGGAAACGCTTGGAGAAACGCTGCTTGGATTTTCTCGGCCTTGGCAACTTTTTATGGCACATATTGGGACATTGTGTTTGACTGGGGATTGCTTCAAAAATCATCTAAGAGTTGGTTGAGAGAGAAGCTTCTTGTTCCTCACAAATCTGTCTACTACGCTGCAATG GTGGTAAACGTTGTGTTGAGGATGGCATGGTTGCAGACTGTTCTGGATTTCAACATCCCGTTCTTGCATAGAGAAATAATGGTTGCTCTTCTCGCTATTCTCGAGATCATACGCCGTGGTATCTGGAATTTCTTCAG GTTAGAAAACGAGCATTTGAACAACGTGGGGAAGTTCAGAGCATTCAAATCAGTTCCTTTGCCATTCAACTACGACGAAGAGTCAGAGTCGAGATAG
- the LOC108854753 gene encoding phosphate transporter PHO1 homolog 7 isoform X3, translating into MKFGKEFVAQMIPEWQQAYMDYSCLKSILQEIQNARKRSGAVTRKQPAHRNFSGLTKRCTRAATSEEVENQDIMVSEMIGGDGFERYETSIMRVAEAGREPELVFFKTLDLEFDRVNRFYKSKVEEMVKEAVVLNKQMDALIAFRIKVDQPSSSWTCSEPVSVDVNALDATENRETLADGSNHGDSTRGNVPEALSVLDRVRLNKAQETPLSRIRNVLKLSHQEELKFTRENLKKIEEVLKDVFIEFYRKLRHLNNYSFLNTLAISKIMKKYDKIASRSAAKTYMETVDKSYLTSSDEIRKLIVRVESIFVEYFASSNRSKAMNLLRPKVKKEKHRTTFSSGFLVGCSVSLVIALALLIHARNIMGADGKKIYMETMFPLYSLFGFVVLHMIMYASNIYFWKRYRVNYPFIFGFKQGTELGYRHVLLLSFGLNTLALAAVIMNLDMEMDPNTNDYKTLTELLPLFIVGLVIIITICPFNIFYRSSRFFFIMVVFRCIAAPLYKVNLPDFFLADQFTSQVQALRSLEFYICYYGWGDFRLRQNTCRSSHVYSTFYFIVAVIPYWSRFLQCVRRLIEEKNPTEGYNALKYLLTIVAVCLRTAYSLNRGNAWRNAAWIFSALATFYGTYWDIVFDWGLLQKSSKSWLREKLLVPHKSVYYAAMVVNVVLRMAWLQTVLDFNIPFLHREIMVALLAILEIIRRGIWNFFRLENEHLNNVGKFRAFKSVPLPFNYDEESESR; encoded by the exons ATGAAGTTTGGGAAAGAGTTTGTTGCGCAGATGATTCCAGAATGGCAACAGGCTTACATGGATTATTCTTGTCTCAAATCCATTCTTCAAGAAATCCAAAATGCACGGAAAAGATCAGGTGCCGTAACACGCAAGCAACCTGCGCACCGCAACTTTAGCGGCCTGACAAAGCGTTGCACCCGAGCCGCCACGTCAGAAGAAGTTGAAAACCAGGACATAATGGTGAGTGAAATGATTGGTGGTGATGGGTTTGAAAGATACGAGACGTCCATCATGAGAGTTGCAGAAGCAGGGAGAGAGCCAGAGCTTGTGTTCTTTAAAACCCTAGATCTTGAGTTCGATAGAGTGAACCGTTTTTACAAGTCTAAAGTGGAGGAAATGGTCAAGGAGGCAGTGGTTTTAAACAAACAAATGGATGCTCTGATTGCTTTCAGAATCAAAGTAGACCAACCTTCCTCGTCTTGGACCTGTTCTGAACCAGTATCAGTCGATGTGAATGCCTTGGATGCTACGGAGAATC GGGAGACATTAGCTGATGGATCCAACCATGGAGATTCAACGAGAGGGAACGTACCAGAGGCTTTAAGTGTTCTTGACCGTGTCAGACTAAATAAAGCTCAAGAAACTCCTCTGTCCCGAATTAGAAACGTCCTCAAGCTCTCTCACCAGGAAGAGCTCAAATTCACAAGAGAGAATCTCAAGAAAATAGAAGAAGTGCTTAAGGATGTCTTCATCGAGTTTTATCGCAAGCTTCGACATCTCAACAATTACAG CTTCTTGAACACCTTGGCGATTTCAAAGATCATGAAGAAGTATGATAAG ATTGCTTCAAGAAGTGCAGCAAAAACGTACATGGAGACGGTAGATAAGTCCTACCTCACTAGCTCTGATGAG ATCCGCAAACTTATCGTGAGAGTTGAGTCTATCTTCGTGGAATATTTTGCTAGCTCGAACCGAAGCAAAGCAATGAATCTCTTAAGACCAAAagtgaagaaagaaaaacataggACAACGTTTTCCAGTG GCTTTTTGGTTGGCTGCTCAGTATCTCTAGTGATTGCTCTTGCCTTGTTAATACATGCTCGTAATATAATGGGCGCAGACGGGAAAAAAATTTACATGGAGACAATGTTCCCTCTTTACAGTTTGTTTGGATTTGTTGTACTGCACATGATCATGTATGCTTCAAACATATACTTTTGGAAGAGATATCGAGTGAATTACCCTTTCATATTCGGATTCAAACAAGGAACAGAGCTTGGTTATAGACATGTTCTGCTTCTAAGCTTCGGTCTCAACACGCTTGCACTAGCTGCTGTTATAATGAACCTTGACATGGAGATGGATCCTAACACTAATGATTACAAGACACTCACTGAACTTCTTCCCCTTTTTATTGTTGGT ctagTGATAATAATTACCATATGTCCCTTCAACATTTTTTATCGGTCAAGccgcttcttcttcatcatggTTGTGTTCCGTTGCATTGCTGCGCCGCTCTATAAG GTTAATCTTCCGGACTTTTTCTTAGCGGACCAATTCACAAGCCAG GTTCAAGCACTGAGGAGTTTGGAGTTCTACATTTGTTACTATGGTTGGGGAGACTTCAGGCTCAGACAAAACACTTGTAGATCAAGTCATGTCTACAGCACATTCTACTTCATCGTCGCTGTGATTCCTTACTGGTCACGTTTCCTTCAGTGTGTTCGGAGATTAATAGAAGAGAAAAATCCAACAGAAGGCTACAATGCCCTCAAGTATTTATTGACCATTGTTGCTGTGTGCTTGAGAACAGCTTATAGCCTTAACAGAGGAAACGCTTGGAGAAACGCTGCTTGGATTTTCTCGGCCTTGGCAACTTTTTATGGCACATATTGGGACATTGTGTTTGACTGGGGATTGCTTCAAAAATCATCTAAGAGTTGGTTGAGAGAGAAGCTTCTTGTTCCTCACAAATCTGTCTACTACGCTGCAATG GTGGTAAACGTTGTGTTGAGGATGGCATGGTTGCAGACTGTTCTGGATTTCAACATCCCGTTCTTGCATAGAGAAATAATGGTTGCTCTTCTCGCTATTCTCGAGATCATACGCCGTGGTATCTGGAATTTCTTCAG GTTAGAAAACGAGCATTTGAACAACGTGGGGAAGTTCAGAGCATTCAAATCAGTTCCTTTGCCATTCAACTACGACGAAGAGTCAGAGTCGAGATAG